Proteins encoded within one genomic window of Fragaria vesca subsp. vesca linkage group LG1, FraVesHawaii_1.0, whole genome shotgun sequence:
- the LOC101297581 gene encoding putative glutamine amidotransferase-like protein RP404-like, producing the protein MYSDLSVILPRVLIVSRRTIRKNKFVDFVGEYHLDLIIRYGAVPVIVPRVNGVHMLLESFEPIHGVMLCEGEDIDPSLYQSGGDDDVSKEELEEIRRLHVSDTAIDKEKDSIELRLAKLCLERNIPYLGICRGSQVLNVACGGTLYQDIETELGKHSKVDGSKVQHINYDDYDGHRHEVEVVEDTPLHHWFKEEELNERGKLEIRVNSYHHQGVKRLAHRFVPMAFARDGLVEAFYDPDAYNPDQGKFIMGLQFHPERMRRPEPDQFDYPGCPSAYKEFVKAAVAYQQKLNTSSSSSSVPSQLPTKLDSEVEIKRDRIVRSFSIARNLYTGGRGTMHSIKESELEAGAEFLESNAALSLQQQNRLKQMGATVRNAGSYIERLKLNEGREKQARNVMAKMSVEQLSDLMGFYHMMGQICSEVLEKKLNGMH; encoded by the exons ATGTATTCTGATCTGTCTGTGATCCTTCCTCGAGTTCTCATCGTCTCTAGACGTACGATTCGCAAGAACAAGTTCGTGGATTTTGTGG GTGAATATCATCTCGATCTTATAATTAGGTATGGCGCAGTTCCAGTAATTGTTCCCCGAGTAAATGGAGTGCATATGTTACTGGAGAGCTTCGAGCCCATTCATGGAGTTATGCTTTGTGAAGGAGAGGATATTGATCCATCTCTTTACCAAAGCGGCGGCGACGACGACGTTTCCAAGGAAGAACTAGAAGAAATCAGGAGGCTTCATGTAAGCGACACGGCCATAGATAAGGAGAAAGATTCAATCGAGTTGAGGCTTGCCAAGCTTTGCCTCGAGAGAAACATACCCTACTTGGGAATCTGCAGAGGCTCACAAGTCTTGAATGTTGCATGTGGAGGTACCCTTTACCAGGACATAGAAACCGAGCTCGGAAAGCACTCCAAGGTTGATGGGAGTAAGGTTCAGCATATAAACTACGACGACTACGATGGACATAGGCATGAGGTTGAGGTGGTTGAAGATACTCCATTGCACCATTGGTTTAAGGAGGAGGAGCTTAACGAGAGAGGCAAGTTGGAGATTAGGGTTAATAGTTATCACCATCAAGGTGTTAAGAGATTGGCTCACCGTTTTGTGCCAATGGCTTTTGCAAGAGATGGTTTGGTTGAAGCATTTTATGATCCTGATGCTTATAATCCTGACCAAGGTAAGTTTATTATGGGACTCCAATTCCATCCCGAAAGAATGAGAAGGCCCGAGCCTGACCAATTTGATTATCCCGGTTGCCCATCTGCCTATAAG GAGTTTGTCAAAGCAGCAGTTGCTTACCAGCAGAAGCTTAATACCTCAAGCTCCTCATCATCTGTGCCATCACAGTTGCCTACAAAGCTTGATAGCGAAGTGGAGATAAAGAGAGACAGGATAGTAAGGAGTTTCTCAATTGCCAGAAACTTATATACTGGTGGTCGTGGCACTATGCATTCTATCAAAGAATCTGAACTCGAAGCCGGGGCAGAGTTCCTAGAG TCAAATGCAGCTTTGAGTTTACAACAGCAGAATAGACTAAAGCAAATGGGGGCAACAGTGAGGAATGCAGGTTCCTACATAGAGAGACTGAAGTTGAACGAGGGAAGAGAGAAACAAGCGAGGAACGTGATGGCGAAAATGTCCGTTGAGCAGTTATCTGATCTCATGGGTTTTTACCATATGATGGGACAAATTTGCTCCGAAGTGTTGGAGAAAAAGCTAAACGGCATGCATTAA